From the Salvelinus alpinus chromosome 32, SLU_Salpinus.1, whole genome shotgun sequence genome, one window contains:
- the LOC139562322 gene encoding otoraplin-like — protein sequence MNHPLHFTLLLLSLGFLYRTTTSAVLMDKLANSKICADEECSYALSMAVALDDFTAPDCRFINIKKDQMIYVYSKLTPEEGTGVFWSGSVYSERYVDQMGILGYFPSNLVKETTKFKKDTDTVEIPTADVDFYCF from the exons ATGAACCATCCACTGCATTtcactctcctgctcctctctttgGGATTTCTGTACCGGACCACCACCAGTGCTGTTCTTATGGACAAACTGGCAAACAGCAAAATCTGTGCAGATGAGGAGTGCTCAT ATGCTCTCTCTATGGCTGTGGCTCTGGATGACTTCACCGCTCCTGACTGCAGATTCATCAACATCAAGAAGGACCAGATGATCTATGTGTACTCCAAACTCACACCAGAGGAGGGCACTGGAGTCTTCTGGTCTGGAAGT GTTTACAGTGAGCGTTATGTGGACCAGATGGGCATCCTCGGCTACTTCCCCAGCAACCTGGTGAAGGAGACTACCAAGTTTAAGAAGGATACTGATACTGTGGAGATCCCTACGGCC GACGTTGACTTCTACTGTTTCTGA